Proteins from a single region of Carassius carassius chromosome 37, fCarCar2.1, whole genome shotgun sequence:
- the atp6ap1b gene encoding V-type proton ATPase subunit S1b: MTEVGMRRSSLSTMAFTSVLLFICSIYSCYAQAPLLMWTSDGSKMPHLAQPTAGQTVSGGQLASYLKSALSIAPHNVLLFLQDKLSMEDFTMYGGVFGNKQDSAFLNVESALQTSSSPLVLPALDWSASHSILELLQGELGIPAVHIDPSTLKEIKLNTQQPSLLAVHLPYTAGDRTKELLLKNDAIIGEVLDMFKSQDVPYTAVYTGLKPSRVIEDTPVMAGHSVGRSLLQAPSESPVKPPLVVKSTEGKPCILLWADTLLATYSGNQVDLARNIFNGSADVTAGSVCNNTLSRLVLNYQNVLSLRSLRLIFSMRKIFFPVSARDWSVVEQVELEYDGQRAIFNASSGIYSPAEYSFHCQSVSSAQSPLLVPHSATDNATLWTLSFTDFQIQGFNVTGEDFSYASDCAGFFTPGIWMGLLTSLLMVFILTYGLHMIMQLRTMDRFDDPKGPAISVPQSE; the protein is encoded by the exons ATGACGGAAGTAGGAATGCGTCGCAGTAGTCTCTCAACAATGGCCTTCACCTCGGTTTTATTATTTATCTGCTCGATTTATAGCTGTTATGCTCAAGCGCCTCTGCTCATGTGGACCAGCGATGG GTCCAAAATGCCACATCTGGCTCAACCAACAGCTGGTCAGACAGTGTCTGGTGGACAGCTGGCGTCTTATCTGAAATCTGCCTTGTCTATAGCTCCACACAATGTGCTGCTCTTTCTACAGGATAAG CTCAGTATGGAAGACTTCACTATGTACGGTGGAGTGTTTGGGAACAAGCAAGACAGTGCCTTTTTGAATGTAGAG TCAGCCCTTCAGACATCCTCCAGTCCTCTGGTGTTGCCAGCCCTGGACTGGTCTGCATCTCATTCCATCCTGGAACTCCTCCAGGGAGAGCTGGGCATCCCAGCAGTCCACATCGACCCCAGCACCCTGAAGGAAATCAAGCTGAACACCCAACAACCTTCACTGCTGGCAGTCCATCTCCCTTACACTGCTGG GGATCGGACAAAGGAATTGCTTTTGAAAAATG ATGCGATCATTGGCGAGGTCCTCGACATGTTCAAATCTCAGGATGTGCCTTACACTGCTGTATACACCGGCCTGAAGCCTTCTAGA GTCATTGAGGACACCCCAGTAATGGCAGGACATTCTGTGGGTCGATCTCTACTTCAGGCACCATCAGAGTCACCTGTGAAACCCCCACTTGTGGTCAAAAGCACAGAGGGGAAGCCCTGTATCCTGCTGTGGGCCGACACTCTCCTCGCTACTTACTCTGGGAACCAGGTTGATCtggcaagaaacatttttaatggttCTGCTGACGTCACGGCTGGTTCTGTGTGCAataatacactgtcaag aCTTGTCCTTAATTACCAAAATGTTCTGAGTTTGCGATCCCTCCGGCTTAT CTTCTCTATGCGCAAGATCTTCTTTCCTGTATCTGCTCGTGACTGGTCagtggtggagcaggtggagctggagtatGACGGGCAGAGGGCCATCTTTAACGCCAGCAGTGGGATCTACTCTCCTGCAGAGTATTCTTTCCATTGCCAGAGCGTGAGCAGCGCTCAGAGCCCCCTGCTGGTGCCCCACAGTGCTACGGACAATGCTACCCTATGGACGCTGTCCTTCACTGATTTTCAG ATCCAAGGCTTCAACGTTACTGGTGAAGACTTCTCGTATGCCAGCGATTGTGCAGGATTCTTCACTCCAGGGATTTGGATGGGCCTGCTGACCTCTCTGCTCATGGTGTTCATTCTTACCTATGGCCTGCACATGATCATGCAGCTTCGCACCATGGACCGCTTTGATGATCCAAAAGGCCCAGCGATTTCAGTGCCTCAGAGTGAGTGA
- the gdi1 gene encoding rab GDP dissociation inhibitor alpha codes for MDEEYDVIVLGTGLTECILSGIMSVNGKKVLHMDRNPYYGGESSSITPLEELYKRFGISDSPPESMGRGRDWNVDLIPKFLMANGQLVKMLLYTEVTRYLDFKVVEGSFVYKGGKIYKVPSTETEALASNLMGMFEKRRFRKFLVFVANFDENDPKTFEGVDPKLTTMGDVYKKFDLGQDVVDFTGHALALYRTDDYLEQPCLETINRIKLYSESLARYGKSPYLYPLYGLGELPQGFARLSAIYGGTYMLNKPVDEIVMEGGHVVGVKSEGEVARCKQLICDPSYIPDRVHKVGQVIRVICVLSHPIKNTNDANSCQIIIPQNQVNRKSDIYVCMISYAHNVAAQGKYIAIASTTVETSDPEAEIEPALELLEPIDQKFVAISDMYEPTDDGTESQVFASRSYDATTHFETTCNDIKDIYKRMTGSDFDFENMKRKQNDVFGEDEQ; via the exons ATGGACGAGGAATATGATGTTATCGTATTGGGCACCGGACTCACA GAATGTATTCTCTCTGGGATCATGTCTGTGAATGGGAAGAAAGTTTTGCATATGGACAGAAATCCATACTACGGAGGTGAAAGTTCCTCCATCACACCCCTTGAGGAG CTCTATAAGAGATTTGGGATTTCAGACAGCCCCCCAGAGTCAATGGGCCGGGGAAGAGACTGGAATGTGGATCTTATTCCTAAATTTTTAATGGCCAATG GTCAGTTAGTTAAGATGCTTCTATACACGGAAGTGACCAGATATCTTGACTTCAAAGTGGTTGAGGGAAGCTTCGTGTATAAAGGAGGGAAAATCTACAAAGTGCCCTCTACTGAGACAGAGGCACTGGCTTCAA ACCTAATGGGAATGTTTGAGAAGAGACGTTTCCGCAAGTTCCTAGTTTTCGTGGCCAACTTTGATGAGAACGACCCGAAGACTTTCGAAGGCGTCGATCCCAAACTCACAACGATGGGAGACGTGTACAAGAAGTTTGACCTAGGTCAGGACGTGGTCGACTTCACGGGACATGCCCTGGCCCTCTACAGGACAGATGA TTACCTTGAGCAGCCGTGTCTGGAGACCATCAATAGGATCAAGCTCTACAGTGAGTCTCTGGCACGCTACGGGAAGAGCCCATACCTGTACCCTCTGTACGGACTGGGGGAGCTGCCTCAAGGGTTTGCTAG GTTAAGTGCAATTTATGGAGGAACCTACATGCTGAACAAACCAGTGGATGAGATAGTGATGGAGGGAGGACACGTGGTGGGCGTGAAATCAGAGGGAGAG GTTGCCCGTTGCAAGCAGCTCATCTGCGACCCTAGCTACATCCCGGACCGCGTGCACAAAGTCGGCCAGGTGATCCGGGTCATCTGTGTCCTCAGCCATCCCATTAAAAACACTAATGATGCCAATTCCTGCCAGATCATCATCCCTCAGAACCAGGTTAACCGCAAATCAG ATATCTATGTTTGCATGATCTCCTACGCCCATAATGTGGCGGCTCAGGGGAAGTACATCGCTATTGCAAGCACCACTGTGGAAACCTCTGATCCTGAAGCTGAAATCGAACCTGCTCTGGAACTCCTGGAGCCCATTGACCAAAA gTTTGTGGCCATCAGTGACATGTATGAACCCACAGATGATGGTACAGAGAGCCAG gTTTTTGCATCGCGCTCCTACGATGCCACCACTCATTTTGAAACAACTTGTAACGACATCAAGGACATCTACAAGCGCATGACAGGCAGTGACTTCGACTTTGAGAACATGAAGCGTAAACAGAACGACGTCTTCGGCGAGGATGAGCAGTGA
- the itih6 gene encoding inter-alpha-trypsin inhibitor heavy chain H6 has translation MDVKLDLTIHTVFFILLNVVPFGCAQSVPLQRLRRQTSTAKPALTVTDYHVRCSVVSRYAVTTVESIIWNQLHITKEAAFEVDLSSSAFISNFTITSNGKVYVAQVKRRTDARKIYDTAKKQGKTAGLVATKEREIEKFRVAVNVPPGAHVSFSLTYEELLSRRLSRYELSLGLRPGQPVQNFSLDVSISERTGISFIRALPLRTSRLLTSNAQVDADPPPPTKVEQNPYCAHVHYTPTIQQQKNISPRGLNADFVIQYDVELKDPMGDIQVDDGYFVHYFAPRGLPVVPKDVIFVIDISGSMIGTKIKQTKAAMTTILSDLREGDYFNLITFSDKVHTWKKGRTVRATRQNVRDAKEFVRKIIAEGWTNINAALLSAAHLLNPSAHSSSSTGRVPSSHRVPMIIFLTDGEATIGETEPDVILHNAQNALGLASLFGLAFGDDADFPMLRRLALENRGVARMVYEDDDAAVQLKGFYDEVASPLLSDIQLSYLDDQVYDITRSLFPNYFQGSELVVTGRLKPGVQDLKVTLTANDSKQKVRVENELPLTKAVVNGTEQSLGCAQALEGIPSFVHRLWAYFTIKELLLAKINTSDVFLQRLLVDKATNLSLKYNFVTQVTSLVVIKPDIDEPDPTISSSVMATTSKTSTSTVVGSTNMTSHTAPKISSTSAAGNKKSSSLSPPKTSKPSVTKSVRAHPPPSGLHTTGQPPNTSVSLNKIIPPPSPKKTTTGPLKATSTPLSSKPSSSPPSTIKTTPALAKISNTPVSTAKTTSSSPPVKSTTLATLVKTAPPVVKDSSSDVENSTTSGLTTLEQGKQTITATASTTDSNSDIRDELEVATLMAPSFLPMPGMTDAPKLYEASRFLDVSSSIQIQRKDIELIKDYDTTHDYDYDYNIHYESYSDAEVSDPDNQPSLSSVRVFSSSVDGDPHFVVQLPKLHQNLCFTVDGRADDVLRLLVDPDKGIIVDGHLMLAPSKEGLENRTRTFFDRISITAAKGAIMITLTLDSIQVKVNGKEIEMLPTNQRGSVERHGMRIMVEDHHSCRIELRVGVQFLILFHHYTHPKYFQMEHLGFYIADGKGLSHLTQGLLGQFQHAFMEVKRVSRDQAGFHHAQTNKNTSLAMGLLKKGDEHFPVTLQDKILKDSSRKRHSAQCWVVPKVDVERLLGNSYESYVVDRQ, from the exons ATGGATGTTAAACTGGATTTGACTATCCACACTGTCTTTTTCATCCTACTTAATGTTGTTCCTTTTGGATGTGCGCAGTCAGTTCCTCTACAG AGACTGAGACGTCAGACCTCAACAGCAAAACCAGCA CTGACGGTGACAGATTACCATGTGCGATGTTCTGTAGTGTCTCGCTATGCTGTAACCACAGTAGAAAGCATCATATGGAACCAACTCCACATTACTAAAGAGGCTGCCTTTGAGGTGGATTTATCTTCATCTGCGTTTATTTCCAACTTTACCAT CACCTCAAATGGTAAGGTGTATGTGGCTCAGGTGAAGAGGAGAACTGATGCCAGGAAGATCTATGATACCGCTAAGAAGCAGGGGAAAACGGCAGGACTTGTTGCTACCAA GGAACGTGAGATAGAGAAGTTCCGTGTAGCAGTCAACGTGCCTCCTGGAGCTCACGTCTCATTCTCACTGACTTATGAGGAGCTGTTATCACGACGTCTCAGCCGTTATGAGCTGTCTTTGGGTCTACGGCCTGGCCAACCTGTGCAGAACTTCTCTCTGGACGTCAGCATATCAGAGCGGACAGGCATCAGCTTTATCAGAGCCTTGCCACTGCGAACCAGTCGACTGCTAACCAGCAATGCTCAAG TGGATGCAGATCCTCCTCCTCCAACCAAGGTCGAGCAGAATCCTTACTGCGCACATGTGCACTATACTCCCACCATACAGCAACAGAAGAACATCTCCCCCAGAGGTCTCAATGCAGACTTCGTCATTCAGTATGACGTAGAGCTCAAAGACCCCATGGGGGACATCCAG GTTGATGATGGCTACTTTGTTCATTACTTTGCACCTCGAGGGCTTCCTGTAGTTCCTAAAGATGTCATCTTTGTCATTGACATCAGCGGCTCTATGATTGGCACAAAAATTAAGCAG ACAAAGGCAGCAATGACCACCATACTGAGTGACCTACGTGAGGGAGATTACTTCAATCTCATCACTTTCTCAGATAAGGTCCACACCTGGAAGAAAGGCCGCACTGTGCGGGCCACTCGACAAAACGTGCGGGATGCTAAGGAATTTGTCAGGAAAATAATCGCAGAAGGCT GGACAAACATCAATGCAGCTCTACTGTCTGCGGCCCACTTGCTAAATCCATCTGCACACTCGTCTTCATCCACTGGTCGTGTGCCTTCATCTCACCGTGTTCCCATGATCATCTTCCTAACTGATGGCGAAGCCACTATTGGGGAGACAGAACCAGATGTGATTCTGCACAATGCACAGAATGCTTTGGGTTTAGCTTCATTATTTGGCCTGGCCTTTGGAGATGATGCTGATTTTCCAATGTTGAGAAGGCTGGCATTGGAGAACCGGGGTGTGGCTCGGATG GTATATGAGGACgatgatgcagctgtccagttgAAAGGCTTCTATGATGAAGTCGCTAGCCCTCTGCTTTCAGATATCCAGCTGTCCTATCTAGATGATCAGGTGTATGATATCACTCGCTCTCTGTTCCCTAACTACTTCCAGGGCTCTGAATTGGTAGTCACGGGTCGCCTTAAGCCAGGTGTACAGGATCTAAAGGTTACACTAACAGCAAATGATTCAAAGCAAAAAGTCAGAGTGGAGAATGAGCTACCATTGACCAAAGCAGTTGTAAATGGCACAGAACAGTCTCTGGGCTGTGCACAGGCACTGGAGGGCATTCCTAGCTTTGTGCATCGTCTCTGGGCTTATTTCACAATCAAAGAGTTGCTCTTGGCTAAAATTAACACCTCGGATGTGTTTCTACAGCGACTTCTTGTAGATAAAGCCACCAATCTTTCACTGAAGTACAATTTTGTAACACAGGTCACATCGTTGGTTGTGATCAAACCAGATATCGATGAACCCGATCCCACTATTAGCTCTTCTGTCATGGCTACTACTAGCAAGACGTCAACTAGTACCGTAGTGGGTTCTACAAACATGACCTCTCACACTGCACCAAAAATATCATCCACATCTGCAGCAGGAAACAAAAAATCCAGCTCGCTCTCACCTCCAAAAACAAGCAAACCTTCTGTCACCAAATCTGTACGAGCACATCCACCACCCTCAGGGCTTCACACCACAGGTCAACCTCCAAACACTTCTGTTTCCCTTAACAAAATAATTCCTCCTCCATCACCTAAAAAGACCACTACAGGACCACTTAAGGCCACCTCTACCCCACTTTCCAGCAAGCCATCCTCCTCGCCTCCGAGCACCATCAAAACCACACCAGCCTTGGCTAAGATTTCCAACACACCTGTCAGTACAGCAAAAACCACTTCTTCCTCTCCACCAGTCAAAAGCACAACGCTAGCCACCTTAGTCAAAACTGCACCACCTGTGGTGAAAGACTCTTCCTCAGATGTTGAGAACTCTACTACCTCAGGACTCACAACGCTTGAGCAGGGCAAACAAACAATAACCGCTACAGCATCTACCACAGATTCTAATTCAGACATTCGGGATGAACTGGAAGTGGCCACACTGATGGCTCCTTCGTTTCTGCCTATGCCAGGAATGACTGATGCTCCGAAGCTGTATGAAGCCTCTCGTTTTCTGG ATGTGTCCTCATCCATCCAGATTCAGAGGAAAG ATATTGAACTTATTAAAG attatGATACAACACATGACTACGACTATGACTACAACATCCATTATGAGTCAT ATTCTGATGCTGAAGTGTCTG ACCCAGATAACCAACCCAGTTTAAGTTCAGTTAGAGTGTTCTCCTCCTCAG TGGATGGAGACCCACATTTTGTTGTTCAGCTCCCAAAGCTCCATCAGAACTTGTGTTTTACCGTCGATGGCAGGGCTGATGATGTACTACGGCTTCTTGTGGACCCAGACAAAG GCATTATTGTGGATGGGCATTTAATGCTGGCTCCTTCTAAAGAGGGGCTGGAGAATCGTACTCGTACCTTCTTTGACAGGATTTCTATCACTGCAGCCAAAGGTGCCATTATGATCACATTAACACTGGACTCCATACAAGTGAAAGTGAATGGGAAGGAAATTGAGATGCTGCCCACCAATCAGAGAGGTTCTGTGGAGCGGCATGGCATGAGAATTATGGTTGAAGATCACCACAGCTGTCGGATTGAGCTCAGGGTTGGTGTGCAGTTCCTCATTCTCTTCCATCACTACACCCATCCCAAATACTTCCAAATGGAGCACCTGGGCTTCTATATTGCAGATGGAAAGGGGCTTTCTCATCTCACACAAGGGCTGTTGG GCCAGTTTCAACATGCCTTTATGGAGGTCAAAAGGGTTTCAAGGGATCAGGCTGGTTTCCATCATGCACAAACAAATAAGAACACTTCACTGGCCATGGGTTTGCTAAAGAAAGGAGACGAGCATTTTCCTGTCACTCTACAAGACAAGATTCTGAAGGACTCATCCAGGAAGCGGCACTCAGCTCAATGTTGGGTGGTGCCAAAGGTGGATGTAGAGAGACTTCTGGGCAATTCTTATGAGAGCTATGTTGTGGATCGCCAGTAG